From Theileria orientalis strain Shintoku DNA, chromosome 4, complete genome, the proteins below share one genomic window:
- a CDS encoding 60S ribosomal protein L12, which yields MAKKPDPNEIVYVYLRQLGGEVAPSSVLAPKLGPLGMSPKKVGDDIAKETASWKGIKVTVKLTIQNRQAKVEIKPSATALLIRELKEPLRDRKKVKNIKHNGNLTWDQVMGVARTMRPTSMAKSMRGTVKEILGTCNAIGCTVDNQKPRDLQAKIDNGELEVPNE from the exons ATGGCTAAGAAACCGGACCCAAATGAAATAGTTTACG TCTACTTGCGACAACTGGGAGGAGAAGTAGCGCCCTCATCCGTACTCGCCCCAAAGCTCGGTCCGTTGGGAATGTCGCCAAAGAAGGTTGGAGACGACATAGCCAAAGAGACTGCAAGCTGGAAGGGAATTAAAGTAACGGTGAAGCTTACGATACAGAACAGACAGGCGAAGGTGGAAATCAAACCAAGCGCTACAGCGTTACTGATCAGAGAGCTCAAAGAACCGCTAAGAGATCGCAAGAAGGTTAAGAACATCAAGCACAATGGAAACTTAACATGGGATCAAGTGATGGGAGTCGCAAGAACGATGAGGCCAACCTCGATGGCGAAGTCAATGAGGGGGACCGTAAAGGAGATCCTGGGCACATGTAACGCCATTGGATGCACAGTTGACAACCAGAAGCCCAGAGACCTGCAAGCAAAGATCGACAACGGGGAGCTGGAGGTGCCAAACGAATAA